A stretch of Vibrio sp. B1FLJ16 DNA encodes these proteins:
- a CDS encoding glycosyl hydrolase 53 family protein — protein MNNTLKTLAIFSSLVVSSYSHAFIKGADISWITQMEDSGYEFYNDWGYRQDVLSILRDHGMNAVRLRVWVNPSDGYYSSLDDVIVKAQWAKDANMDVMIDFHYSDTWADPGNQWKPAAWQQLSFEDLMGQVWSYTRDSLNTLKAAGITPKWIQIGNETNNGMLWNDGMASSNMRNYAWLVNSGRNAAKEVFPDAKVIVHLANCHDNANFRWIFDGLQSNSAWWDVIGASSYPKNATGLTWQEANTQCLSNLNDMVERYGTEVMITEIGVPWDEPQAKTIIADMIKKVRSVNQSKGIGILYWEPQAYSWQGYTLGAWDPNTRQPTQALDAFLE, from the coding sequence ATGAATAATACCCTAAAAACACTAGCTATCTTCAGCTCATTAGTAGTATCGAGCTATTCTCACGCATTTATTAAAGGCGCTGATATTAGTTGGATAACTCAGATGGAAGACAGTGGCTACGAATTCTATAACGATTGGGGCTATCGACAAGATGTCCTCTCAATATTACGCGACCATGGTATGAACGCAGTGCGCCTTCGTGTTTGGGTTAACCCAAGTGATGGTTATTACAGCTCATTAGATGATGTAATCGTCAAAGCTCAGTGGGCTAAAGACGCGAATATGGATGTGATGATTGATTTCCATTATAGCGACACTTGGGCCGATCCAGGCAACCAATGGAAACCTGCAGCGTGGCAGCAACTAAGCTTCGAAGATTTAATGGGACAAGTATGGTCTTACACTAGAGATTCACTCAACACCTTAAAAGCCGCAGGTATCACGCCAAAATGGATTCAAATTGGTAATGAAACCAACAACGGGATGTTGTGGAATGATGGAATGGCTTCAAGCAACATGCGCAATTACGCATGGCTAGTTAATAGTGGACGCAACGCTGCTAAAGAAGTTTTCCCTGATGCTAAAGTTATTGTCCATTTAGCAAACTGCCACGACAATGCAAATTTCCGTTGGATTTTTGATGGCTTACAATCCAACAGCGCTTGGTGGGATGTGATTGGCGCTTCTTCTTATCCTAAGAACGCTACAGGCCTCACTTGGCAAGAAGCAAACACTCAATGTCTCTCAAACCTTAACGATATGGTCGAGCGCTACGGCACCGAAGTGATGATCACTGAAATTGGCGTCCCTTGGGATGAACCCCAGGCAAAGACTATTATCGCGGATATGATCAAAAAAGTACGTAGTGTCAATCAAAGCAAAGGCATTGGGATATTATACTGGGAGCCTCAGGCATACAGTTGGCAAGGCTACACTTTAGGCGCATGGGATCCTAATACACGCCAACCTACTCAAGCTCTTGATGCTTTCCTTGAATAA
- a CDS encoding aldo/keto reductase, with translation MNINDHAPIAPYQANEMRYDSMPYRRCGNSGLLLPALSLGLWHNFGEYDSYANARLTLRKAFDLGITHFDLANNYGPPYGSAEETLGRVLNQDLQRYRDELIISTKAGYDMWPGPYGVGGSRKYLVSSLDKSLKRMNLDYVDIFYHHTPDPDTPLKETISTLDMLVRQGKALYVGLSNYSPDQTQQALKLFEQLGTPCLIHQARYSMFDRHVEEGLLDTLDQAGVGMIAFSPLAQGLLSEKYLNGIPKGSRADNQRSYLEPHLVEQYQPKIEALSNIATERGQSLSQMALAWLLNDRRVSSVLIGASSPEQLCENVAAVKSLEFSESEKERIQSILL, from the coding sequence ATGAACATTAATGATCATGCTCCAATTGCCCCTTATCAGGCAAATGAAATGCGTTACGACTCAATGCCATATAGACGTTGTGGAAACAGTGGTTTGCTTCTGCCAGCGCTGTCTTTAGGCCTATGGCACAACTTTGGCGAATATGACTCGTATGCGAATGCGCGTTTGACCCTTCGTAAGGCATTTGATCTTGGTATTACTCATTTTGACCTGGCGAATAACTACGGACCGCCGTATGGTTCTGCTGAAGAAACACTGGGCCGAGTTCTAAATCAGGACTTACAGCGTTATCGTGATGAACTGATTATCTCTACTAAGGCTGGATATGATATGTGGCCAGGGCCTTATGGTGTAGGGGGATCTCGTAAGTATCTGGTATCGAGTCTGGATAAGTCACTAAAACGGATGAACCTAGATTATGTAGATATCTTTTACCATCATACTCCTGATCCAGATACCCCATTGAAAGAAACAATATCTACTCTGGACATGTTGGTTCGTCAGGGTAAAGCGCTGTATGTCGGCCTGTCGAATTACTCACCAGATCAAACTCAACAAGCACTGAAATTGTTTGAACAGTTAGGTACGCCATGCCTTATCCACCAAGCAAGATACTCAATGTTCGATCGTCATGTAGAAGAAGGCTTGCTTGATACACTCGATCAGGCGGGAGTAGGTATGATTGCATTTTCGCCCTTGGCACAAGGACTATTGTCGGAGAAGTACTTGAACGGTATTCCCAAGGGATCACGCGCGGATAATCAACGCTCTTATCTGGAACCTCATTTGGTAGAGCAATATCAACCTAAGATTGAAGCGCTGTCGAATATTGCGACAGAGAGAGGACAGTCTCTTTCACAAATGGCGCTCGCTTGGTTACTAAATGATCGCCGTGTTTCTTCAGTATTGATTGGTGCCAGTTCTCCTGAGCAATTATGTGAAAATGTGGCCGCTGTGAAGAGTTTAGAGTTTTCGGAATCAGAGAAAGAACGGATTCAAAGTATTCTTCTTTGA
- a CDS encoding AI-2E family transporter codes for MSISNENLEKVLEKAFSTSLIKFSVITLIVIVCWWAFSPFLPILLWALVLAIALYPLALRIEEKLGLSTARTATLVAVVGVLVLGVPTAVVGNSFANKTLSTIESYRDGTLVVSKPADSVKDWPLVGEQVYVAWDEAADDLTNFVEKRQPQIKSIVSWFVNSATGMAKSVLMLIGAVIIAGIMLAWAKPAAKSLRKIFISFTDEVKGSELHALTTATIRQVAIGIIGIAFLTAIIFGAVVALSGVPAAALFTLLALVFAIVQLPVTVIALIPIAILWSGDGGTVHNVIFTVLLLAASLVDNFLKPIILGRGLAVPMPIILIGAVGGMISGGILGMFVGAAFLAAGYQVFMQWVDSETQHVEEVIESAEMKNSEPKE; via the coding sequence GTGAGTATTTCAAATGAAAACCTAGAAAAAGTCTTAGAGAAGGCGTTCAGTACTTCACTGATAAAATTTTCTGTCATTACGCTTATTGTGATTGTCTGTTGGTGGGCGTTTTCACCATTTCTTCCTATCTTACTCTGGGCGCTTGTGCTGGCTATTGCGCTTTATCCCCTCGCACTCAGAATTGAGGAGAAACTTGGTTTGAGTACTGCCCGAACAGCGACATTGGTAGCGGTTGTAGGTGTACTCGTTCTTGGAGTGCCTACTGCTGTGGTCGGTAACTCATTCGCCAACAAAACTTTGAGTACCATAGAGTCTTATCGTGACGGAACTTTAGTTGTATCCAAACCTGCTGACAGTGTGAAAGACTGGCCATTAGTGGGGGAGCAGGTATACGTAGCCTGGGATGAAGCGGCTGATGACCTGACAAATTTTGTCGAGAAGCGTCAACCGCAGATAAAAAGTATAGTGAGCTGGTTCGTTAATAGTGCTACCGGCATGGCAAAAAGCGTACTCATGTTGATTGGCGCGGTCATTATTGCAGGGATAATGCTTGCTTGGGCAAAACCTGCTGCAAAGTCCTTACGAAAGATCTTCATCAGCTTTACTGACGAGGTTAAAGGTTCAGAGCTTCATGCTCTCACCACCGCAACGATCAGACAGGTCGCTATCGGCATAATCGGGATCGCATTCTTAACCGCAATTATATTTGGTGCAGTGGTCGCTTTGTCAGGAGTTCCAGCCGCGGCATTGTTTACGTTGTTGGCGTTGGTTTTCGCGATTGTACAGCTTCCTGTTACGGTCATTGCTCTTATCCCTATCGCAATTTTGTGGTCGGGTGATGGTGGAACCGTACACAATGTGATCTTCACTGTATTACTGCTTGCCGCGAGTCTGGTAGACAACTTTTTGAAACCAATCATTCTTGGAAGAGGATTAGCGGTACCCATGCCAATCATACTCATCGGTGCCGTCGGCGGTATGATATCGGGCGGCATACTTGGTATGTTTGTCGGCGCAGCTTTCCTCGCAGCAGGCTATCAGGTCTTTATGCAGTGGGTAGATTCAGAAACCCAACATGTTGAAGAAGTAATAGAAAGCGCAGAAATGAAAAATAGTGAGCCTAAAGAGTGA
- a CDS encoding VOC family protein: MKMNHVGIMVGDMDKAVEFYTKALGLRVVMNNTKVLEERESAIGRMCIAVFGEGFKGFNIAHLVTTDGIGVELFEMVDREERHNVDFSRLGIFHFCLQLPKEQFESAIKRVEEFGGKVRMDIMRYHPEDDSKQAQMVYLEDPFGNLFEFYSHSYEDTYASDYE, translated from the coding sequence ATGAAAATGAATCACGTTGGTATCATGGTTGGCGATATGGACAAAGCGGTAGAGTTCTACACTAAAGCGCTAGGCCTTCGCGTTGTAATGAACAACACTAAAGTTCTCGAGGAACGCGAATCTGCAATCGGCCGTATGTGTATTGCGGTATTTGGTGAGGGCTTTAAAGGCTTCAACATCGCTCACCTGGTAACAACTGACGGTATCGGTGTAGAGCTGTTCGAAATGGTCGACCGTGAAGAGCGTCATAACGTTGACTTCTCACGCCTAGGTATTTTCCACTTCTGTCTACAGCTACCAAAAGAGCAGTTTGAATCAGCAATCAAGCGAGTTGAAGAGTTTGGTGGTAAGGTTCGCATGGACATCATGCGCTACCACCCAGAAGATGACTCTAAACAAGCGCAAATGGTTTATCTAGAAGACCCGTTTGGTAACCTATTCGAGTTTTACTCACACTCTTACGAAGATACATACGCTTCTGACTACGAGTAA
- a CDS encoding DUF3360 domain-containing protein: protein MSGTGKTFYRDMRKKPHEFQNREDFLNHDLTIMSFRRWGIHLPSRDYSIEIEDWVPALAATIGKVVMVTAMVSAFAAQFGLSPEFVAENVRYELLIAGALFVILFSAILNPNANLAGTHGPMIPLIPMIAAAGGHPLALGLMVCAFGLILAFTKGGSKLMTLTGIGVRGGLLIYLGAVGLIGQINKTEAWAASTDQGYISFVVIGLTVMVYAYLAKINKRWLAIPLCSALAGIVAYVMGAEFAFTTEPGLPNFSPSYWWGENTGWQLGWPTLEHFIAVTPFALLAVAMWSPDYLGHRVFQELNYPKEAKGVLMDVDDTMVGASVRQGVGSLLGGGNLASSWGTYMIPAAIAKRPIPGGALLTGLMCIAAAVIGYPMDLAMWEPVLRVALIVGVFLPLLEAGMQMIHKHKDSLSAGICIFACAFVNPVFGWAITMLLDNLGLIGDHERANELSRKDKYLIPGVAFIVCAGSLAVVGQLPGIPALIG, encoded by the coding sequence ATGTCTGGCACAGGTAAGACCTTTTACAGGGATATGCGCAAAAAACCGCATGAATTTCAAAACCGAGAAGACTTTCTTAACCATGATTTAACCATCATGAGCTTTCGTCGCTGGGGTATTCATTTGCCATCACGTGATTACAGTATTGAAATCGAAGACTGGGTACCCGCATTAGCGGCAACCATTGGTAAAGTGGTTATGGTAACCGCCATGGTTTCTGCCTTTGCCGCTCAGTTTGGTTTATCTCCGGAGTTCGTTGCGGAAAACGTGCGTTACGAACTGCTTATTGCGGGCGCACTGTTCGTTATCCTGTTTTCTGCAATTCTAAACCCGAACGCAAACTTAGCCGGTACCCACGGTCCAATGATACCGCTGATTCCAATGATTGCAGCAGCAGGTGGGCATCCACTGGCTCTCGGCTTGATGGTATGTGCGTTTGGTTTAATTCTCGCTTTTACTAAAGGTGGTTCTAAACTCATGACCCTGACTGGAATTGGAGTTCGAGGTGGGTTGCTGATCTACCTCGGCGCAGTGGGGTTGATCGGACAGATTAATAAGACTGAGGCGTGGGCTGCAAGTACGGACCAAGGTTATATCTCGTTTGTAGTCATTGGCCTAACGGTTATGGTTTATGCCTACTTAGCCAAGATAAACAAACGTTGGCTGGCTATCCCACTGTGTTCTGCATTAGCGGGTATTGTCGCTTATGTGATGGGCGCTGAGTTTGCTTTTACCACTGAGCCAGGGCTGCCTAATTTCAGTCCGTCCTACTGGTGGGGTGAAAATACTGGCTGGCAACTAGGCTGGCCAACCCTGGAGCACTTTATTGCCGTGACTCCGTTTGCTCTACTCGCCGTTGCTATGTGGTCTCCTGACTACCTCGGTCATCGTGTTTTTCAAGAACTTAACTACCCGAAAGAAGCGAAAGGCGTCCTAATGGATGTCGACGACACTATGGTCGGAGCGTCTGTTCGTCAGGGAGTTGGCTCACTATTAGGTGGTGGTAACCTAGCTTCTTCTTGGGGTACGTATATGATTCCTGCCGCAATTGCCAAACGTCCTATTCCGGGCGGCGCGCTGTTAACTGGTTTAATGTGTATTGCCGCGGCAGTAATTGGTTATCCAATGGATCTAGCGATGTGGGAGCCTGTTTTACGCGTTGCGCTGATTGTCGGTGTATTCTTACCACTTCTTGAAGCGGGTATGCAGATGATCCATAAGCACAAAGATTCACTCAGTGCAGGTATCTGTATTTTTGCCTGTGCATTCGTTAACCCAGTTTTTGGTTGGGCAATAACCATGCTGCTGGATAACCTCGGACTTATTGGCGATCATGAGCGTGCAAACGAGCTATCAAGAAAAGACAAATACCTGATTCCTGGTGTTGCTTTTATCGTTTGTGCTGGTTCCCTTGCCGTCGTGGGTCAGTTGCCGGGTATTCCTGCTCTGATCGGTTAA
- a CDS encoding alkyl sulfatase dimerization domain-containing protein, with protein sequence MLVVLSANASDPKNATQATIDVNNQVKEDLPFSDKKDFDDAQKGFIAKQDVVTIKNDNGDVVWDLEAYKKYISSDKPAPDSVNPSLWRNAQLNMINGLFEVTDGIYQVRGYDLSNITFIKGDTGWIVFDPLISKETAKAALDFINQQLGERPVTGVFYSHSHIDHFGGVRGIVDEKDVIAGKVPIVASHGFTEHAVSENVIAGNAMGRRAVYMYGALLPRNEKGGVNGGLGQTTSTGVATMIKPTDIIEKTGEERTIDGVKMVFQYTPGTEAPTEMNIWFPDKKALWMAENTTNTMHNILTLRGAQVRDALKWSSYLQETIDMWGDDVEVKFQSHHWPMWGQEDIVKYFKKQRDMYKYTHDQTVRLMNQGYIGSEISEMIEFPDEIGKSWSSRGYYGTLRHNSRAVYQRYMGWYDGNPSDLNNLPPVDAAVKYVEYIGGEAEAIKKAQADFDIGNYRWVAEVMKHVVFANPDSVNGKELLADAYEQMGYQAESGPWRSVYLQGAYELRNGTPSAGGTNVASPDVIKNMPPEMLFDYLAVRILPDKAAGKSFVMNLNFTDLDEKYSLYVENSVLNHTKKLAEKPDATLELTKEALDDVQLGNITLEKAIADGTIKIDGDLNVLKDFVGMLDNFNFWFNIVTP encoded by the coding sequence ATGCTAGTTGTGCTTAGTGCTAACGCATCCGATCCAAAAAACGCAACGCAAGCCACAATAGATGTAAACAACCAAGTAAAAGAAGATTTGCCGTTTAGTGACAAAAAGGACTTTGATGATGCCCAAAAAGGATTTATCGCTAAACAAGATGTCGTAACCATCAAAAATGACAACGGTGATGTTGTCTGGGATCTAGAAGCATATAAAAAATACATCAGCTCAGACAAGCCCGCACCTGATTCAGTCAATCCAAGCTTATGGCGTAACGCCCAATTAAACATGATTAATGGCCTGTTTGAAGTGACCGACGGTATATACCAAGTACGCGGATATGATCTCTCCAATATCACCTTTATCAAAGGCGACACTGGCTGGATTGTTTTTGACCCGCTTATCTCTAAAGAAACGGCGAAAGCTGCACTTGATTTTATTAATCAGCAACTCGGTGAAAGACCGGTAACCGGCGTTTTCTACAGCCACAGCCACATTGACCATTTTGGTGGAGTTCGGGGAATTGTTGACGAAAAAGACGTTATTGCAGGCAAGGTTCCTATCGTAGCCTCCCATGGTTTCACCGAGCATGCAGTCTCCGAAAACGTGATTGCGGGTAACGCGATGGGACGACGAGCGGTTTACATGTATGGCGCTCTACTGCCAAGGAACGAAAAAGGCGGTGTAAACGGAGGTTTGGGACAAACAACCTCAACCGGTGTAGCCACAATGATTAAGCCAACAGATATCATCGAGAAAACTGGCGAAGAACGTACGATTGATGGCGTGAAAATGGTTTTCCAATACACGCCGGGGACAGAAGCACCAACTGAAATGAACATCTGGTTCCCAGATAAAAAAGCTCTGTGGATGGCAGAAAATACCACTAACACAATGCACAACATTTTAACCCTTCGTGGTGCCCAGGTTCGAGATGCATTGAAGTGGTCAAGCTACTTACAAGAAACCATTGATATGTGGGGCGATGACGTTGAAGTGAAGTTCCAAAGTCACCACTGGCCGATGTGGGGACAAGAGGACATCGTCAAATACTTTAAAAAACAACGTGACATGTACAAATACACTCACGACCAGACTGTCCGCTTGATGAACCAGGGTTACATCGGTTCGGAAATTTCAGAGATGATTGAGTTTCCGGATGAGATTGGCAAGAGCTGGAGCTCAAGAGGCTACTACGGAACGTTACGTCATAACAGCCGCGCAGTGTATCAGCGTTACATGGGCTGGTACGACGGCAACCCGTCTGATCTGAACAACCTGCCACCTGTCGACGCAGCGGTTAAATATGTCGAGTATATTGGCGGTGAAGCTGAGGCGATTAAGAAAGCGCAAGCCGATTTTGATATAGGTAATTACCGCTGGGTAGCTGAAGTGATGAAACATGTTGTCTTTGCTAACCCAGATAGTGTGAACGGCAAAGAGTTGTTAGCTGATGCTTATGAGCAAATGGGCTATCAGGCTGAATCAGGCCCTTGGCGCTCAGTGTACTTGCAAGGTGCTTACGAGTTGAGAAACGGAACACCTAGCGCGGGTGGTACTAATGTTGCTTCGCCTGACGTTATTAAAAACATGCCACCAGAAATGTTGTTCGATTACCTTGCCGTGCGGATCTTACCGGATAAAGCTGCTGGTAAATCATTTGTGATGAACCTCAACTTCACTGACCTTGATGAAAAATACTCTTTGTATGTTGAAAACTCAGTGCTTAACCACACGAAAAAGCTCGCAGAAAAGCCTGATGCAACACTGGAGTTGACTAAAGAGGCGTTAGATGATGTCCAGCTTGGTAACATTACCTTAGAGAAGGCGATTGCAGATGGAACAATCAAGATCGATGGTGATCTTAACGTGTTGAAAGACTTTGTCGGTATGCTGGATAACTTCAACTTCTGGTTCAATATAGTAACACCTTAG